From the Pseudomonas sp. VD-NE ins genome, the window GGACTGGGGATTGCGGCGTCTGGGTTTGTTGCGTCTGGTCTGGCATGAAGCGCTGTTTGAAGGGGCCTTGTATGCCTGCGTCTGTGCCACGCTGATTTTGCTGATGGGAGCCTGATGCCTTGAAAGTGCTATTCACACGATTGATCACGTTGGCGGTGGTGCTGCTGGCTATCGTCCTCGGCTGGTTTGCCTGGGAGCATTACACCCGCGCGCCGTGGACTCGCGACGCCCGGGTCAGAGCGGATGTGGTGACGCTGTCGGCGGATGTTTCCGGGCGTATTGTCAGTCTGGCCGTGCAGGACAACCAGCACGTCGACAAGGGGCAATTGTTGATGGAAATCGACCCGGCGCGCTACCGCCTCGCGGTGGAGCATTCGCGTCGCGAGGTGGAAGTGGCCAAGGCGACGCTGGGGCAGTCGCAAGCGGCGATCGTGGCCAGCGAAGCCTTGCTCAAGCAGCGACAGAGCGAAGAGCGTCGGCGGCGTACGCTCAAGCAGGGTTTTGCCATTTCCGGCGAAGAGTGGGAAAAATCCAGTACCGACGTGGCCGTGGCCCAGGCAGACCTGTTGCGTAATCAGGCCAATCTCGGTCTGGCTGAGGCCAATGTGCAGTTGGCGATAGCCGCGCTGACTCAGGCCGAACTGGATTTGCAGCGAACCCGCGTCGAGTCACCGGTCAGCGGCTATGTCACTAACCTGCTGACTCGTGAAGGTGACTACGCAGTGAGTGGCGGCGCTTTACTGGCTCTGGTCGATAGTGA encodes:
- a CDS encoding DUF1656 domain-containing protein translates to MPIDFEIGGVYLPPIAQALLLAIPIFMVLDWGLRRLGLLRLVWHEALFEGALYACVCATLILLMGA
- a CDS encoding HlyD family secretion protein; amino-acid sequence: MKVLFTRLITLAVVLLAIVLGWFAWEHYTRAPWTRDARVRADVVTLSADVSGRIVSLAVQDNQHVDKGQLLMEIDPARYRLAVEHSRREVEVAKATLGQSQAAIVASEALLKQRQSEERRRRTLKQGFAISGEEWEKSSTDVAVAQADLLRNQANLGLAEANVQLAIAALTQAELDLQRTRVESPVSGYVTNLLTREGDYAVSGGALLALVDSDSFYISGYFEETKLPRITEGDRVRVQLMSGETFGGTVQSIAFAIADRENAPGSRLLANINPSYTWVKLAQRVPVRIDIDGDYAGKNRLRAGTTATVTVLEN